One stretch of Nesterenkonia halotolerans DNA includes these proteins:
- a CDS encoding SGNH/GDSL hydrolase family protein yields the protein MTHDLLTPVPLSPALLRGALELEDTEHGILPHRLPGWARAQNADPQLAMVEAQSSGVRIALRTEATILELETWRSRTAYAGVPPRPDGVIELVHHGAVIDHSVTSGGVTTTIDMRTGAVERDVDRTHVARFAELPAGVKDLEIWLPHNETTELVELRSNAPGEPVASALPVWMHHGSSISQGSNAARPTGIWPAVAARLAGVQLVNLGFGGSALLDPFVARSIRDAPADAISLELGINLVNADLMRLRAFGPAVHGFLDTIREGHPTTPLVVISPLSCPIHEQTPGPGAFDHEALKHGVVRFRATGDPAETASGKLTLEVIRTELERIVAERAASDSNLHLLDGRELYSAEDAEEHPLPDALHPDAATHQIIGERFAAAAARALGPFHAAADQAHHH from the coding sequence ATGACCCACGACCTGTTGACCCCCGTCCCGCTGTCTCCGGCACTCTTGCGCGGAGCCCTCGAGCTGGAGGACACCGAGCACGGCATCCTGCCTCACCGGCTGCCCGGCTGGGCCCGCGCGCAGAACGCCGACCCCCAGCTGGCGATGGTGGAGGCCCAGTCCTCCGGGGTGCGCATTGCGCTGCGCACCGAGGCGACCATTCTCGAGCTGGAGACCTGGCGCTCACGGACCGCCTATGCAGGCGTGCCGCCGCGCCCCGATGGGGTGATCGAGCTGGTCCACCATGGCGCGGTGATCGACCATTCGGTGACCTCCGGAGGGGTCACCACGACCATCGACATGCGGACCGGTGCCGTGGAGCGAGACGTGGATCGGACCCATGTCGCCCGCTTCGCCGAGCTTCCGGCCGGGGTGAAGGACCTCGAGATCTGGCTCCCGCACAACGAGACCACCGAGCTTGTCGAACTGCGCAGCAACGCCCCAGGGGAACCCGTCGCGTCTGCCCTCCCGGTGTGGATGCACCACGGCAGCTCCATCAGTCAGGGATCCAACGCCGCCCGCCCGACCGGGATCTGGCCGGCGGTGGCGGCGCGGCTGGCTGGAGTTCAGCTGGTGAACCTGGGCTTCGGCGGCAGCGCGCTGCTGGACCCCTTCGTGGCCCGAAGCATCCGTGACGCCCCCGCCGATGCCATCAGCCTTGAGCTCGGGATCAACCTGGTCAACGCCGACCTGATGCGGCTGCGCGCCTTCGGCCCGGCCGTGCACGGCTTCCTCGACACCATTCGAGAGGGACATCCCACGACCCCGCTGGTGGTGATCTCGCCGCTGAGCTGTCCCATCCACGAGCAGACCCCCGGGCCCGGGGCCTTCGACCACGAGGCGCTCAAGCATGGGGTCGTGCGCTTTCGCGCCACCGGAGACCCCGCCGAGACCGCGAGTGGAAAGCTCACGCTCGAGGTCATCCGCACGGAGCTCGAGCGGATCGTCGCGGAGCGAGCGGCAAGTGACTCGAACCTGCACCTGCTCGACGGGCGGGAGCTCTACTCAGCCGAGGATGCGGAGGAACACCCGCTCCCTGACGCGCTGCACCCGGATGCCGCGACCCACCAGATCATCGGTGAACGATTCGCGGCCGCAGCAGCACGGGCTCTAGGCCCGTTCCACGCCGCGGCTGATCAGGCTCATCACCACTGA
- a CDS encoding TetR/AcrR family transcriptional regulator, translating to MARAGITRARLAAVGAELADELGFERVTLAEVARRCGVQTPSLYSHVSGTGELREQVTLLALEEMADRAAEAVAGLAGKAALTGLANSYRDYAWQHPGRFTASAAAAGLDAETAAGSAGPRHARFTEAVLRGYTVDPESHVHAVRMLGSTVRGFITLEMSGSFDHSSPPAAESWAQIIHGLDTLFRSWSTAPDEEPPPPRAEDPR from the coding sequence ATGGCCCGGGCAGGCATCACCAGGGCGCGGCTGGCCGCCGTCGGTGCTGAGCTCGCTGACGAGCTGGGGTTCGAGCGCGTCACGCTCGCCGAGGTGGCCCGACGCTGCGGCGTCCAAACCCCGAGCCTGTATTCCCATGTCAGCGGCACCGGTGAACTTCGAGAACAGGTGACGCTGCTGGCACTGGAAGAGATGGCCGACCGGGCAGCGGAGGCGGTGGCTGGATTGGCCGGCAAGGCGGCGCTCACGGGTCTTGCGAACTCCTACCGGGACTACGCCTGGCAGCATCCTGGACGCTTCACCGCCTCGGCTGCTGCCGCAGGACTGGATGCGGAGACTGCCGCCGGCAGCGCCGGTCCGCGACATGCCCGGTTCACCGAGGCCGTGCTGCGCGGCTACACCGTGGACCCCGAGTCACATGTCCACGCGGTGCGCATGCTCGGCAGCACTGTGCGCGGCTTCATCACGCTGGAGATGAGTGGGAGCTTCGATCACAGCTCGCCGCCGGCCGCCGAGAGCTGGGCACAGATCATCCACGGCCTCGACACACTGTTCCGCAGCTGGTCCACCGCCCCTGACGAAGAACCCCCGCCACCACGAGCTGAGGATCCCCGATGA
- a CDS encoding alkene reductase, whose translation MTSSTQAGQVQDKLFSPLSLGAIELDNRLVMAPLTRIRADADGVPNEMMVEYYTQRASLGLIVTEGTFPVLEGRTWIGQPGLETADQVSGWRRVTDSVHAAGGKIIAQIMHGGRIGHELISGTGRVVAPSALAAPGEIRTPEGKSAHPVPHALSTEEVAETITAFTQASKNAIEAGFDGVQLHGANGYLLHEFTAPASNTRSDQYGGSPENRARLSVEVAASVSAAIGADRTGIRLSPQHNIQGALEEDHEDALATYRVMAEGFAPLGLSHIDVLNADPASEIVQMIRRVSGAPLIANSGFGVQTTREEAVRLVAEDLAEAVGVGRSVIANPDLAHRWEMGLEENEADPSTFYVGGERGYTDYPALRN comes from the coding sequence ATGACTTCTTCCACCCAGGCCGGCCAGGTGCAGGACAAGCTCTTCTCTCCCCTCTCACTCGGCGCCATCGAGCTGGACAACCGGCTCGTGATGGCTCCCTTGACGCGCATCCGTGCGGATGCGGACGGGGTCCCCAACGAGATGATGGTGGAGTACTACACCCAGCGCGCCTCGCTAGGACTGATCGTCACCGAGGGCACCTTCCCGGTCCTGGAGGGACGCACCTGGATCGGTCAGCCCGGCCTGGAGACTGCGGATCAGGTCAGCGGATGGCGTCGAGTCACCGATTCGGTGCATGCCGCAGGCGGAAAGATCATCGCGCAGATCATGCACGGTGGCCGCATCGGTCATGAGCTGATCTCCGGCACCGGCCGCGTCGTCGCACCGAGCGCCCTGGCCGCACCCGGCGAGATCCGCACACCGGAGGGGAAGTCGGCCCACCCGGTGCCCCACGCGCTGAGCACCGAAGAGGTCGCAGAGACGATCACGGCGTTCACCCAGGCTTCGAAGAATGCGATCGAGGCCGGGTTCGACGGCGTGCAGCTCCACGGCGCCAATGGCTACCTGCTGCATGAGTTCACCGCACCGGCGTCCAACACGCGCAGCGACCAGTACGGCGGCTCCCCCGAGAACCGGGCGCGGCTCTCCGTCGAGGTCGCCGCGTCGGTCTCGGCCGCGATCGGCGCGGACCGCACCGGCATTCGACTCTCTCCTCAGCACAACATCCAGGGTGCGCTGGAAGAGGATCACGAGGACGCGCTGGCGACCTACCGGGTGATGGCCGAGGGCTTCGCCCCGCTCGGACTGAGCCACATCGATGTGCTCAACGCTGATCCGGCGAGCGAGATCGTGCAGATGATCCGCCGCGTCTCCGGTGCGCCTCTGATCGCGAACAGCGGCTTCGGGGTCCAGACCACGCGCGAGGAGGCCGTGCGCCTCGTCGCCGAAGACCTGGCTGAGGCCGTGGGGGTGGGCCGCTCGGTCATCGCCAACCCGGACCTCGCCCACCGC
- a CDS encoding ATP-dependent helicase — MDFLFTPPKATPAEQPSNPGSATPADAVAELNPEQQAAVLHSGSPLLIVAGAGSGKTRVLTRRVVHLLRSGAARPHEILAITFTNKAAREMKDRIAEMIGPSAERMWISTFHSSCVRILRAEAAHLGRRTTFTIYDSADSLRLITTIAKSHDLDPKRFAPRALKNKISALKNELIDAEAFQATAAHEPFSEAVSTVYREYSERLRAANAYDFDDLLAETVYMFDAFPRILDSYRRRFRHVLVDEYQDTNHAQYRLVRQLTGPAGDGAGEAATPGAELTVVGDSDQSIYAFRGADIRNIVEFARDYPDATTIKLEQNYRSTQTILNAANAVISQNPNRTEKKLWTDLGEGSPIVLHVAPSENDEAEWISRTIDSLGDSHGIKPSDVAVFYRTNAQSRSLEERLINRGIPYRVIGGTRFYDRKEIKDALAYLRVVNNPDDDVNLRRILNEPKRGIGERAEGAVATLATRERTTFLEALRRAESAPKIATRSLKAIASFVRMIDDLIQLNQDGKPSVVLEAVLEQSGMLEALRQSKDLQDESRADNLGELVAVVKEYEAEAAAADAAPSNQDDASTLEGESALAGAGPQEGPGALANFLEQVSLVADADAIPSAGDEESQRLAMEQGQVTLMTLHTAKGLEFPVVFLTGMEHGIFPHSRSMSDPDELAEERRLAYVGLTRARQRLYLSRAESRHLWGQHQFNPPSQFLGEIPEELMEVDAASSSSRGPRFGSAGFGGSIQGGSVSASWGAGSNAYGSGAARSGPTVYGAADSEKSSSSLPGATRGAAPSQVDPDREIPSLSPGERVSHKRFGVGEVLSVEGTGAKTVAKVSFAGSEKRLLLRYAPLEKVS; from the coding sequence ATGGATTTCCTCTTCACCCCGCCGAAAGCGACCCCTGCCGAGCAGCCCTCCAACCCTGGATCCGCGACCCCGGCCGACGCCGTCGCCGAGCTCAACCCGGAGCAGCAGGCAGCCGTGCTCCACTCAGGGTCGCCGCTGCTGATCGTGGCCGGAGCAGGCTCGGGCAAGACGCGAGTGCTCACCCGCCGGGTCGTGCACCTGCTGCGCAGCGGCGCCGCGCGCCCGCATGAGATCCTGGCGATCACCTTCACCAACAAGGCCGCACGGGAGATGAAGGACCGCATCGCAGAGATGATCGGGCCCTCAGCCGAGCGCATGTGGATCTCCACCTTCCATTCCTCCTGTGTGCGCATTCTTCGCGCGGAGGCGGCTCATCTGGGGCGGCGGACCACGTTCACCATCTATGACAGCGCCGACTCGCTGCGACTGATCACGACCATCGCCAAATCCCATGACCTGGACCCCAAGCGGTTCGCCCCGCGGGCGCTGAAGAACAAGATCTCGGCGCTGAAGAACGAGCTCATCGACGCCGAAGCCTTCCAGGCCACCGCCGCTCACGAGCCCTTCTCCGAGGCCGTCTCCACGGTGTATCGCGAGTACTCCGAGCGGCTGCGCGCCGCCAACGCCTATGACTTCGATGACCTCCTCGCCGAGACCGTCTACATGTTCGACGCCTTCCCGCGCATCCTGGACAGCTACCGACGTCGCTTCCGTCACGTGCTGGTCGATGAGTACCAGGACACCAACCACGCCCAGTACCGGCTCGTGCGCCAGCTCACCGGCCCCGCCGGTGACGGCGCCGGGGAGGCGGCGACGCCCGGAGCGGAGCTGACCGTCGTGGGTGACTCCGACCAGTCCATCTACGCCTTCCGCGGAGCCGACATCCGCAACATCGTGGAGTTCGCGCGTGACTACCCCGACGCCACCACGATCAAGCTCGAGCAGAACTATCGCTCCACGCAGACCATCCTCAATGCTGCGAATGCGGTGATCTCGCAGAACCCGAACCGCACCGAGAAGAAGCTCTGGACGGATCTGGGGGAGGGGTCCCCGATCGTGCTGCACGTGGCGCCCTCGGAGAACGACGAAGCCGAATGGATCTCCCGGACCATCGACTCGCTCGGTGACTCGCACGGCATCAAACCCTCCGACGTCGCCGTCTTCTACCGGACCAATGCGCAGTCGCGGTCCCTGGAGGAGCGGCTCATCAACCGCGGCATCCCGTACCGGGTGATCGGCGGGACCCGGTTCTACGACCGCAAAGAGATCAAGGACGCACTGGCCTACCTGCGGGTGGTCAACAACCCCGACGACGACGTCAACCTGCGCCGCATCCTCAACGAGCCCAAGCGTGGCATCGGAGAACGCGCCGAGGGTGCCGTGGCGACGCTGGCCACCCGGGAGCGGACCACATTCCTCGAGGCGCTGCGCCGCGCGGAGTCCGCGCCGAAGATCGCCACCCGCTCACTCAAGGCCATCGCCTCCTTCGTGCGGATGATCGACGACCTCATCCAGCTCAACCAGGACGGCAAGCCCTCGGTGGTGCTGGAGGCGGTCCTGGAGCAGTCCGGCATGCTCGAGGCGCTGCGGCAGTCCAAGGATCTCCAGGACGAGTCCCGGGCGGACAACCTCGGTGAGCTGGTCGCCGTGGTCAAGGAGTACGAGGCCGAGGCGGCCGCCGCGGACGCGGCACCCAGCAACCAGGACGATGCCTCCACGCTGGAAGGTGAATCAGCGCTCGCCGGAGCTGGTCCGCAGGAGGGTCCAGGTGCGCTGGCGAACTTCCTGGAACAGGTCTCCCTGGTAGCCGATGCCGACGCCATCCCCTCCGCCGGTGACGAGGAGTCCCAGCGCCTCGCCATGGAGCAGGGACAGGTGACGCTGATGACCCTGCACACCGCCAAGGGACTGGAGTTCCCGGTGGTGTTCCTCACCGGCATGGAACATGGCATCTTCCCGCACTCGCGCTCCATGTCTGACCCCGATGAACTCGCCGAGGAACGGCGCCTGGCCTACGTCGGGCTCACCCGTGCGCGCCAGCGGCTCTACCTCTCCCGCGCCGAGTCCCGGCACCTCTGGGGCCAGCACCAGTTCAATCCGCCCAGCCAATTCCTCGGAGAGATTCCGGAGGAGCTCATGGAGGTCGACGCCGCGTCGTCGAGCTCTCGAGGCCCGCGCTTCGGCTCGGCCGGATTCGGCGGCTCCATCCAGGGTGGGAGCGTCAGTGCCAGCTGGGGTGCCGGATCGAACGCCTACGGCTCCGGTGCCGCCCGGTCAGGGCCCACCGTCTACGGGGCCGCGGACAGTGAGAAGAGCTCCTCCTCTTTGCCCGGGGCGACCCGCGGGGCGGCGCCGTCGCAGGTGGACCCCGATCGCGAGATCCCGAGCCTGAGCCCCGGAGAGCGCGTGAGCCATAAGCGCTTCGGGGTGGGCGAGGTGCTCTCCGTCGAAGGAACCGGTGCCAAGACGGTCGCCAAGGTCAGCTTCGCCGGGTCTGAGAAGAGACTTCTCCTGCGATATGC